A genomic region of Streptomyces sp. NBC_00247 contains the following coding sequences:
- the hisC gene encoding histidinol-phosphate transaminase, with protein sequence MSETNPKLRPELDGVPAYVPGRPASQDGPVAFKLSSNENPYPPLPGVLEAALAAASEFNRYPDMSCAGLTEELADRFGVPLGHLATGTGSVGVAQQLLQATSGPGDEVIYAWRSFEAYPIITQISGATSVKVPLTDGDVHDLDAMADAVTDRTRLIFVCNPNNPTGTVVRRAELERFLDRVPSDVLVVLDEAYKEFVRDADVPDGLEIYRDRPNVAVLRTFSKAYGLAGLRVGFAVAHEPVAAALRKTAVPFGVSRIAQDAAVASLRAEDELLGRVGSLVVERNRVHRGLVEQGWTVPESQANFVWLRLGERTGDFAAFCERAGVVVRPFAGEGVRVTIGENEANDLFLKSAEAFRARL encoded by the coding sequence GTGAGCGAGACGAACCCCAAGCTGCGCCCTGAGCTGGACGGTGTCCCCGCCTACGTGCCGGGCCGGCCGGCCTCCCAGGACGGGCCGGTCGCCTTCAAGCTGTCCTCCAACGAGAACCCCTACCCGCCGCTGCCCGGCGTGCTGGAAGCCGCGCTCGCGGCCGCCTCGGAATTCAACCGCTACCCCGACATGTCCTGCGCGGGCCTGACGGAGGAACTGGCCGACCGATTCGGGGTGCCCCTGGGGCACCTCGCCACCGGAACCGGCTCGGTGGGCGTGGCGCAACAGCTGCTTCAGGCCACCTCCGGGCCCGGCGACGAGGTGATCTACGCCTGGCGGTCCTTCGAGGCGTACCCGATCATCACGCAGATCAGCGGGGCGACCTCGGTGAAGGTTCCGTTGACCGACGGGGATGTCCACGACCTCGACGCGATGGCGGACGCCGTCACCGACCGGACCCGGCTGATCTTCGTCTGCAACCCCAACAATCCGACCGGGACGGTGGTCCGCCGGGCCGAGCTGGAACGGTTCCTCGACCGGGTCCCCTCCGACGTGCTGGTGGTGCTCGACGAGGCGTACAAGGAGTTCGTCCGTGACGCCGATGTCCCCGACGGCCTGGAGATCTACCGGGACCGGCCCAACGTCGCGGTGCTGCGCACCTTCTCGAAGGCGTACGGGCTGGCCGGACTGCGGGTCGGATTCGCGGTGGCGCACGAGCCGGTGGCGGCGGCGCTGCGCAAGACGGCCGTGCCCTTCGGTGTGAGCCGGATCGCCCAGGACGCGGCGGTCGCGTCGCTGCGGGCCGAGGACGAACTGCTGGGACGGGTCGGCTCGCTGGTGGTCGAGCGGAACCGGGTGCACCGCGGGCTGGTGGAGCAGGGCTGGACGGTGCCGGAGAGCCAGGCCAACTTCGTCTGGCTGCGGCTCGGCGAGCGTACGGGCGACTTCGCCGCGTTCTGCGAGCGGGCAGGGGTGGTCGTGCGGCCGTTCGCCGGCGAGGGCGTACGGGTCACGATCGGCGAGAACGAGGCCAACGACCTCTTCCTGAAGTCGGCGGAGGCGTTCCGCGCGCGGCTGTAG